Proteins encoded by one window of Haematobia irritans isolate KBUSLIRL chromosome 2, ASM5000362v1, whole genome shotgun sequence:
- the LOC142225446 gene encoding gram-negative bacteria-binding protein 3-like: MIEVSVHLRLLIALSVLSAALIQCYEVPTAKIEIFYPKGFQVSIPHEEGITLFAFHGKLNEEMDGLEAGAWARDIVKPKNGRWTFRDRVTKLKLGDTLYYWTYVIYNGLGYREDDGIFVVEEYANTTSPSGDEGDSHHVRNNSPPNSCSSSSTIVNGAPVRCTGQLVFEENFNGNYLENSKWTVERRIPQSPNYEFCVYLNDVDDVLNVSQGMVTIKPKRFDKHFAKKTTKQPFSLGPTCTGSQDNDECSITPQGFNIVPPVISAQFSTKGKFSFKYGLVEVRAKMPRGMWIFPQIWLEPSNPTYGEMEYRSGQIRIAQTRDNGHEQDVLSGLLLNSYEPWHSFHLCVNRTTNDRLSEEFHMYQMLWMPDLITFSINNKEYCRFQIPSEEQAFRNLQLNEHYLPNRDLLQLGSKWAPFDKEFSLTVGLGVGGFNDFPDIMWSDEKPWRNKDPRAKLKFRNSYRDNENWLNTCAFQIDYIKIFSV, translated from the coding sequence ATGATCGAAGTGAGTGTGCATTTAAGATTACTCATTGCGCTGAGCGTGTTATCAGCCGCTCTAATCCAATGCTATGAAGTGCCAACcgcaaaaatagaaattttctatcccAAGGGGTTTCAAGTTTCAATACCACATGAGGAGGGTATAACACTTTTTGCTTTTCATGGCAAACTAAATGAGGAAATGGATGGACTAGAAGCAGGAGCATGGGCTCGTGATATAGTCAAACCGAAAAATGGACGTTGGACATTTCGAGATCGTGTCACAAAACTTAAACTAGGGGATACTCTTTACTACTGGACCTATGTCATCTATAATGGTCTGGGCTACAGGGAAGATGACGGTATCTTTGTTGTGGAAGAATATGCCAATACAACTTCCCCATCAGGTGATGAAGGCGATAGTCACCACGTAAGGAACAACTCGCCACCTAACTCATGCTCTAGCTCATCAACGATAGTAAACGGAGCTCCCGTGCGTTGTACAGGACAATTAGTCTTCGAAGAAAACTTCAATGGAAATTACCTAGAAAATTCGAAATGGACTGTGGAAAGACGCATCCCGCAATCACCTAACTATGAATTTTGTGTATACCTAAACGATGTTGACGATGTCTTGAATGTGAGTCAAGGAATGGTGACCATTAAACCCAAAcggtttgataaacattttgcgAAAAAGACTACAAAACAACCCTTCTCATTGGGACCCACTTGTACTGGTAGTCAAGACAACGATGAATGTTCCATAACTCCCCAGGGATTTAATATAGTCCCTCCAGTGATTTCGGCACAGTTTTCAACAAAAGGAAAATTCTCATTCAAATATGGATTAGTTGAGGTGCGAGCTAAAATGCCTCGAGGTAtgtggatttttccccaaatttggttggagccCTCGAATCCCACCTATGGTGAGATGGAATATCGTTCTGGACAAATCCGTATTGCCCAGACAAGAGATAATGGTCACGAACAGGATGTTCTATCAGGCCTTTTACTAAATTCATATGAACCTTGGCATTCGTTCCATTTATGTGTAAATAGAACAACCAATGATCGTTTGTCGGAAGAATTTCATATGTATCAAATGCTTTGGATGCCGGACCTCATTACATTTTCGATCAACAACAAGGAATACTGTCGTTTCCAAATACCCAGTGAAGAGCAAGCTTTCCGTAATCTTCAATTGAATGAACACTATCTTCCAAATCGAGACCTTCTGCAATTAGGTTCTAAATGGGCTCCTTTCGATAAGGAATTCTCATTAACTGTTGGACTCGGTGTGGGAGGTTTTAACGATTTCCCTGATATTATGTGGTCCGACGAAAAACCATGGCGCAACAAAGATCCTCGAGCGAAGCTTAAATTTCGCAATTCCTATCGGGACAATGAAAATTGGTTAAATACCTGTGCTTTCCAAAtagattatattaaaatattttctgtgtAA